The proteins below come from a single Prochlorococcus marinus str. MIT 9215 genomic window:
- a CDS encoding esterase/lipase family protein, translating into MGKRNPIILIHGLWNTSSIFSSITSKLDDIGIEYFAPTLKHSYGMTSILDLTNKLNKLILEKYGLEKEIDILGFSMGGIIGRCWLQKFNGYKRTRRLISIGSPHKGTLIAQLIPKYPFRGISEMKINSNFLRELANNDYFLDDIECINFFTYWDMMVFPSWWTNLNLGKKISVKVYKHRNLVRNKSVVDKIIDEIIM; encoded by the coding sequence ATGGGAAAAAGAAATCCCATTATATTGATTCATGGTCTTTGGAATACTTCAAGTATTTTTTCTTCTATTACCTCAAAACTTGATGATATTGGCATTGAATATTTTGCCCCAACTCTTAAGCATTCATATGGAATGACTTCAATTTTGGATTTGACTAATAAATTAAACAAATTAATTTTAGAGAAATACGGTTTAGAAAAAGAAATAGATATTTTGGGATTTTCTATGGGAGGAATAATTGGTAGGTGTTGGCTTCAAAAATTTAATGGGTATAAAAGAACAAGAAGATTAATATCTATAGGGTCCCCTCATAAAGGAACTTTGATTGCGCAATTAATACCTAAATACCCTTTTAGAGGTATATCAGAAATGAAAATAAATAGTAATTTTTTAAGAGAACTCGCAAATAATGATTATTTCCTTGATGATATTGAGTGTATAAATTTTTTTACTTATTGGGATATGATGGTCTTCCCTAGCTGGTGGACAAATTTAAATTTAGGAAAAAAAATATCAGTAAAAGTATATAAACATAGAAATCTTGTAAGAAATAAATCTGTGGTTGACAAAATAATCGATGAAATTATTATGTAG
- a CDS encoding M3 family metallopeptidase, whose product MDNSIFKYGELPEFKKFTPESINKQFPAVLEKIATDFKNIEKNLSNYLIQNDLDWDKVINPLNEVNEILRWSWGVISHLNAVNNSENLRDIYSKFLPEIISLSNRFGQSKIIYNSLVKLKETNNFDQIKTRIIDKEILEMQHRGISLQKNDQEEFNIISEKLGKLSTDFSNNVLDATNKWFLILNKKSEVDGLPERVLELMAISAHNHLKKDEEVDIKNGPWKLSLDIPTYTSFMTYATDRNLRERLYKAFVGRASQGENNNSQIIEEILSLRTKKANLLGYKSWAELSLSTKMAKEIKNVEKLLEELREPAYKTANIELKTLDKFSKTNGFSKSQNIEPWDISYWSELLRKEKLNLDQESLRPWFPLNDVLKGLFKLSEKLFEIKVVEATDEAPLWNDDVLFFNILNNEDNKIASFYLDPYSRPESKRGGAWMDECLNKNNVGKKTLPVAYLVCNQTPPSKDKPSLMSFEEVQTLFHEFGHGLQHMLTTVNLPQAAGINNVEWDAVELPSQFMENWCFHKNTLMNIAKHYKTGEKLSDENFEKLLKNRTFNCGMATLRQLHFAITDLRLHSSIDKNEGKKADEIRREIAKQTTVIEPIQEDQFLCSFSHIFAGGYSAGYYSYKWAEVLSADAFSMFEEADLENSENLKLVGKKFKDTILSLGGSLPPLDIFKLFRGRAPQTDSLIRHLGLSGAT is encoded by the coding sequence ATGGATAACTCAATTTTTAAATATGGAGAATTACCAGAATTTAAAAAATTTACTCCCGAAAGCATAAACAAACAATTCCCAGCAGTACTAGAAAAGATAGCTACAGATTTTAAAAACATAGAGAAAAATTTATCTAACTATTTAATTCAAAATGATTTAGATTGGGACAAAGTTATAAATCCCTTAAATGAAGTCAATGAAATTCTTAGATGGAGTTGGGGAGTAATAAGTCACCTAAATGCAGTAAATAATTCTGAAAATTTAAGAGATATATATTCTAAATTTCTTCCAGAGATTATCAGCTTGAGTAATAGATTCGGACAAAGTAAAATAATTTACAATTCTTTGGTCAAGCTTAAAGAGACAAATAATTTCGATCAAATCAAAACCAGAATTATAGATAAAGAAATTCTTGAAATGCAACATAGAGGCATTTCACTACAAAAGAATGATCAAGAAGAATTCAACATTATTTCGGAAAAGCTTGGAAAGCTATCAACAGACTTCAGCAATAATGTCCTTGATGCGACTAATAAATGGTTTTTAATATTAAATAAAAAATCTGAAGTAGATGGTCTTCCTGAACGAGTACTTGAATTGATGGCAATTTCTGCACACAACCACTTAAAAAAAGATGAAGAAGTTGATATAAAAAATGGTCCTTGGAAATTAAGTCTAGATATTCCAACTTATACTTCTTTTATGACATATGCCACCGACCGTAACCTTAGAGAGAGACTGTATAAGGCATTTGTTGGTAGGGCGTCTCAAGGAGAAAATAATAATTCTCAAATAATTGAAGAGATATTGTCTCTTAGGACTAAAAAGGCTAATCTTTTAGGTTATAAAAGTTGGGCAGAACTAAGTTTGTCAACGAAAATGGCGAAAGAAATTAAAAATGTTGAAAAACTTTTAGAAGAATTGAGAGAACCAGCATACAAAACCGCAAATATTGAATTAAAAACGCTTGATAAGTTTTCTAAAACTAATGGTTTTTCAAAATCACAGAATATCGAGCCATGGGATATTAGTTATTGGTCAGAACTTCTTAGAAAGGAAAAGCTCAATTTAGATCAAGAGTCTTTGAGACCTTGGTTCCCACTTAATGATGTTTTGAAAGGTTTATTTAAATTAAGTGAAAAGCTCTTTGAAATTAAAGTAGTTGAGGCAACTGATGAGGCACCTCTGTGGAATGATGACGTTTTATTTTTTAATATCCTCAATAATGAAGATAACAAAATAGCATCATTTTACCTAGATCCATATTCGAGGCCTGAATCAAAAAGAGGAGGGGCTTGGATGGATGAATGTTTGAATAAAAATAATGTTGGCAAAAAAACCCTCCCAGTAGCTTATCTCGTTTGTAATCAAACTCCACCATCAAAAGATAAACCTAGTTTGATGAGTTTTGAAGAAGTTCAGACACTTTTCCATGAATTTGGTCATGGTCTTCAACACATGCTTACTACTGTAAATCTTCCTCAAGCAGCTGGCATCAATAATGTTGAATGGGATGCAGTCGAACTTCCTAGTCAATTTATGGAAAACTGGTGTTTTCATAAAAATACACTTATGAATATAGCTAAGCACTACAAAACAGGAGAAAAATTATCCGATGAAAATTTTGAGAAGCTTCTAAAAAATAGAACTTTTAATTGTGGGATGGCCACTCTTAGACAACTTCATTTTGCAATTACAGATCTAAGATTGCACAGTAGTATTGATAAAAACGAAGGTAAGAAAGCAGATGAAATAAGAAGAGAAATTGCAAAACAAACTACTGTCATTGAACCAATTCAAGAAGATCAATTTCTTTGTAGTTTTAGTCATATATTTGCAGGCGGATATTCTGCAGGATATTACTCATATAAATGGGCTGAAGTTCTAAGTGCTGATGCATTTTCAATGTTCGAAGAAGCTGATCTAGAAAACTCTGAAAATTTAAAGTTAGTAGGAAAGAAATTTAAAGATACAATACTTAGCTTGGGAGGAAGTTTACCTCCTTTAGACATATTTAAACTATTCAGGGGACGAGCACCACAAACAGATTCCTTAATAAGACACTTAGGTCTATCTGGAGCTACATAA
- a CDS encoding DUF2518 family protein, which produces MSFFELLENTPKIFGFFGIFLFICTIAAFIFNLGFKFRIIGATIFSLLLSLSSWAFIQSYTEKVDIEGAKYVPIVYDNGFDLIIAKADDDFQEESIKPTLEQLSENLRKGSRSGANVKIKIRKLEKISDGISKPVVIGEVQKNIKMN; this is translated from the coding sequence ATGTCTTTTTTTGAACTATTAGAGAACACACCCAAAATTTTTGGATTCTTTGGAATATTTCTTTTCATTTGTACAATAGCAGCTTTTATATTTAATTTAGGTTTTAAATTTCGAATAATTGGAGCGACTATTTTTTCATTATTGCTCTCTTTGAGTAGTTGGGCATTTATTCAAAGTTATACAGAAAAGGTTGATATAGAAGGTGCAAAATATGTTCCAATTGTTTATGACAATGGGTTCGATTTGATTATTGCTAAAGCAGATGATGACTTTCAAGAAGAATCTATTAAACCAACTTTAGAACAATTATCAGAAAACTTAAGGAAAGGTAGCAGATCTGGTGCGAATGTAAAAATAAAGATAAGAAAACTTGAAAAAATTTCAGATGGGATAAGTAAACCAGTTGTGATAGGAGAAGTACAGAAAAATATCAAAATGAATTAG
- the folB gene encoding dihydroneopterin aldolase, whose protein sequence is METFLKIENIKLWARVGVLDKERELGQPFILDIFLWTDFEKCTVNDDIKKTVDYSKLVQILKDQSNKIYCFTIEKYSNAILEIIDQEFKLSKVKIILTKCNAPITGFDGKVSIVRILENN, encoded by the coding sequence ATGGAAACTTTTTTAAAAATTGAAAATATTAAACTTTGGGCTAGAGTTGGCGTTCTTGATAAAGAAAGAGAATTAGGACAGCCATTTATTTTAGATATATTTTTGTGGACTGATTTTGAAAAATGTACAGTAAATGATGATATAAAAAAAACAGTTGACTATTCAAAATTAGTTCAAATTTTAAAAGATCAATCAAATAAAATATATTGTTTCACAATTGAAAAATATTCAAACGCAATTTTAGAAATCATTGATCAGGAATTTAAGCTTTCTAAAGTTAAGATTATTTTGACAAAATGCAATGCGCCAATCACGGGTTTCGATGGAAAGGTGTCAATAGTAAGAATTCTTGAAAATAATTAA
- a CDS encoding NAD(P)H-quinone oxidoreductase subunit 4, giving the protein MNLESFPWLSSIVLLPLIGALIMPFLSSKEGEDNTLPRNISLSFLLIDFLLIVGVLFQKFNTSDSSLQLVERASWLPSIGLEWSLGVDGLSAPLIALSGLITFLSAAASWKIKKKSNLYFALLLVQASAQALVFLSQDFLLFFLAWELELVPVYLLIAIWGGKKKLYAATKFILYTALASLLILISGLALALSGDTFTLNITDLTNKHVTGSLALLSYLGFLIGFGVKLPIFPLHTWLPDAHGEANAPVSMLLAGILLKMGGYALLRFNVQILPEIHLQIAPALIILGIINIIYGALNAFAQDNVKRRIACSSVSHMGFVLLGIGAVDALGISGAMLQMISHGLIAAAMFFVTGSFYERTNTLSIPNMGGLAKVLPITFAFFLASSLASLALPGMSGFISEITVFLGITSQEGFSSIFRSITILIAAIGLVLTPIYLLSMCRRVFFGPRIPALATVKEMNGRELTIGFSLLLPTLVIGFWPKIAINLYESSTNALSQQLTIAKLVGLIPTLVN; this is encoded by the coding sequence ATGAATTTAGAATCTTTTCCATGGCTATCATCTATTGTTTTACTGCCTTTAATTGGGGCATTAATAATGCCTTTCTTGAGTTCAAAAGAAGGAGAAGATAATACCCTCCCTAGAAATATCTCTCTGAGTTTTTTATTAATAGATTTTTTACTAATAGTAGGAGTCCTTTTTCAAAAATTCAATACTTCAGATAGCTCTTTACAACTGGTAGAAAGAGCTTCTTGGTTACCATCAATAGGCTTAGAGTGGTCTCTTGGCGTAGATGGGTTATCTGCTCCTTTAATAGCTTTAAGTGGGTTAATTACATTTTTATCAGCTGCGGCTAGTTGGAAAATCAAGAAAAAATCTAATCTATATTTTGCTCTTTTATTAGTCCAAGCATCAGCTCAAGCACTAGTTTTCCTTTCTCAAGATTTTCTATTATTTTTCTTAGCATGGGAACTTGAATTAGTTCCGGTATATCTTCTTATTGCAATTTGGGGAGGGAAAAAGAAGTTATATGCGGCCACTAAATTCATTCTTTATACAGCTTTAGCTTCTCTATTAATACTCATAAGTGGCTTAGCACTTGCTTTGAGTGGTGATACTTTTACTTTAAATATTACCGATTTAACCAATAAACATGTAACGGGCAGCCTAGCCTTATTATCTTATTTAGGATTTTTAATTGGTTTTGGAGTAAAACTTCCTATCTTTCCATTACATACTTGGTTACCCGATGCACATGGTGAGGCTAATGCTCCAGTTTCAATGTTACTAGCTGGAATACTCTTGAAAATGGGAGGTTATGCTCTCTTAAGATTCAATGTTCAAATACTACCTGAAATACATCTTCAAATTGCACCAGCGTTAATTATTCTTGGAATCATTAATATTATTTACGGAGCTCTTAATGCATTTGCACAAGATAACGTTAAAAGAAGAATTGCATGTAGCTCTGTTAGTCATATGGGTTTTGTTCTGTTAGGTATTGGAGCAGTAGATGCTTTAGGTATAAGCGGAGCAATGCTCCAAATGATAAGTCACGGACTTATCGCTGCAGCTATGTTTTTTGTTACGGGCTCATTCTATGAAAGAACAAATACTCTTTCGATACCAAATATGGGAGGTTTGGCAAAGGTCTTGCCAATAACCTTTGCTTTTTTCTTGGCAAGTTCTTTGGCCTCTCTAGCACTACCTGGGATGAGCGGATTTATAAGTGAAATAACTGTATTTTTAGGAATCACTAGTCAAGAAGGCTTTAGCTCTATCTTTAGATCTATTACTATCCTTATTGCAGCCATAGGTTTAGTTCTAACACCAATATATCTACTATCAATGTGTAGAAGAGTGTTTTTTGGCCCAAGAATTCCTGCACTAGCTACAGTTAAAGAAATGAATGGTCGAGAATTGACGATTGGTTTCAGCTTATTGTTGCCTACTTTGGTAATAGGTTTTTGGCCAAAAATCGCGATAAATTTGTACGAATCTTCAACTAATGCTCTCAGTCAGCAGTTAACTATAGCTAAGTTAGTTGGGTTAATACCAACTTTAGTTAATTAA
- a CDS encoding translocation/assembly module TamB domain-containing protein: MLLPLGLLGSFLLNNFLKETYSSKKLELEKSIENLLDKNVDLGDYIGIRFLGISLGHSKINDKKNIDSEIKAKNVYVGIMPFRSFLKQKWIVKISPQEAAINIDRDFFKRDKSYKNARSIKKSQSKYELNFNLNKYSIINFKKSGLKTKVKGNFIYKSSNRQIIANVKSNFDEKGFLKFKFNTKLNQDFFKLDIFSRGLDLENSEYIIGNRKISFKKGNFKSNFKFNKLPNETFCKGKFSFTNLKIKYEGYSENLNSDSTSFFCKDNNLIGNSEKLNYGTLTSNFNLNIPFIRSSNNIDLKGSIGYINSLNPDIQLSGNVPYWFDRRGINFGDIDTIFKINRTQLSNLNIFRKNDIRGFITAKGELKGKITDPDISINFNLDYPHFKGIRIREIWEGDIKNENNQFLLNMKNRYSPIPSFLSIKFDSDLALYDANFIRVFNSNKGTIAILKEGDSYNWRADNFPLDELELSINNNHFDRIDGIINGEGSFSSDQSYIDGRIAWSFGKYGNINLANSLFDFNVKNNSFYIDSSLYPIDGGMIEVEYDSSKKNVINSEFNDISTSWTILTAFDIFNFDDKKVITVSKSNILDDLEINKDNKSFKERIDFINNFIENSNLLEDKFNLQKYLNKFKSRYNGKITIQGDGLFNYNLNAKLNAYLDVSSDEYKNNKEEFYVDLEGGLLKGKGSIKIKKLPLNAANIFLNKPRDFSGGFDINLFYDLDKKSFSSEIFSNNSSIKNNIIIFDRGLVEFNNSIFDIDFSLLINDSEIPINIEGSIPINKSDNLDLRLIGNGKFIELIDIFADEYFTFKEGDMNLRMILKGTLNKPLLNGFIVVKDSEIDFLNNIIKDINSTIIFDFDSLEINYLQAKTEDSGKVFIKGSLPFYSKIDSEKAEIKLITNRFTLKKDNFNFLIDSDVDLSGSFESPVLGGSLSFNNGFINFNTTNQNNKKEDNLIRKEEKQDWPELYWNNNENIEIISNETILNSVLLGETLPNYLDNLSFNNLKLKLGPDFKLQYSELVQAYLDTKLDLNINGKVGKDLNARGLVYLKKGRANLYTTPFKLDKNKDNYILFASRSGVVPFINFSLVSKVPDSIIPINENNQDSNILSDLDVNETSIGLGSFGIGNSRLIKIEASYEGFLDQLSFADENRRIQLRSTPSYNRSQIIGLIGGNSANLINRAFISQLNNADAFSERFQLSLYPALIENNDSLNNIFSSENLDIENDAQSSSNEEFSSQAWVAEIGLDITDAINFAFQTVPGRDDISPLGILTFQANPNLELLGSYDSNGDWKSQVQLFFRY; encoded by the coding sequence ATGCTTTTACCATTAGGTTTATTAGGCTCTTTTTTATTAAATAATTTTTTAAAAGAAACTTATAGTTCTAAGAAATTAGAACTAGAAAAAAGTATTGAGAATCTTTTAGATAAAAATGTCGATTTAGGAGATTATATCGGGATTAGATTTCTAGGTATTTCTTTGGGTCATTCAAAAATTAATGATAAAAAAAATATAGATTCTGAAATTAAAGCTAAAAATGTATATGTGGGCATTATGCCTTTTAGATCTTTTTTAAAACAAAAATGGATTGTAAAAATAAGCCCTCAGGAAGCAGCTATAAACATAGATAGAGATTTTTTTAAAAGGGACAAATCTTATAAAAATGCTCGAAGTATAAAAAAATCACAATCAAAGTATGAATTGAACTTTAACTTAAATAAATATTCAATAATTAATTTTAAAAAATCAGGATTAAAAACAAAAGTAAAAGGTAATTTTATCTACAAGTCAAGTAATAGACAAATTATTGCAAATGTAAAATCCAATTTTGATGAAAAAGGTTTTTTAAAATTTAAATTTAATACAAAATTAAATCAAGATTTTTTTAAACTGGATATATTCTCTAGGGGCTTAGATCTTGAAAATTCTGAATATATTATTGGGAATAGAAAAATTAGTTTTAAAAAAGGAAATTTTAAATCTAATTTTAAATTTAATAAATTACCAAATGAAACATTTTGCAAAGGAAAATTTTCATTTACTAATTTAAAAATAAAGTATGAAGGTTACTCAGAGAATTTAAATTCAGATTCAACTAGTTTTTTTTGTAAAGATAATAATTTAATTGGTAATTCAGAAAAATTAAATTATGGAACTTTGACTTCCAATTTTAATCTAAATATCCCATTTATTAGAAGTTCCAATAATATTGATCTAAAAGGAAGTATAGGATACATAAATAGCCTTAATCCAGATATCCAACTATCGGGGAATGTTCCCTATTGGTTTGATAGAAGAGGTATTAATTTTGGTGATATAGATACTATTTTTAAAATAAATAGAACTCAATTATCTAATTTAAATATTTTCAGAAAAAATGATATAAGGGGTTTCATTACTGCTAAAGGAGAATTAAAAGGAAAAATTACTGATCCTGATATTTCGATAAACTTTAATCTTGATTACCCGCACTTTAAAGGTATCCGCATTAGAGAAATATGGGAAGGAGATATTAAAAATGAAAATAATCAATTTCTGCTAAATATGAAAAATAGATATTCTCCAATCCCTTCATTTCTTTCAATCAAGTTTGATTCTGATCTTGCACTATACGATGCAAATTTTATAAGAGTTTTCAATTCAAATAAAGGTACTATAGCTATACTCAAAGAGGGAGATAGTTATAATTGGCGTGCTGATAATTTTCCTCTTGATGAACTTGAATTATCTATAAACAATAATCATTTTGATAGAATTGATGGGATTATTAACGGTGAAGGATCATTTTCGTCAGATCAGTCATATATTGATGGGCGAATTGCTTGGAGTTTTGGTAAATATGGAAATATTAATCTAGCTAATTCATTATTTGATTTCAACGTCAAAAATAATTCTTTTTATATAGACTCTTCATTATATCCAATTGATGGAGGAATGATTGAAGTCGAATATGATTCAAGTAAAAAAAATGTAATTAATTCAGAATTCAATGATATAAGCACTAGTTGGACTATCCTTACCGCTTTTGATATTTTTAACTTTGATGATAAAAAAGTGATTACTGTAAGTAAATCGAATATTTTGGATGATTTGGAAATAAATAAAGATAATAAATCATTCAAAGAGAGGATCGATTTTATAAACAACTTTATTGAAAATAGTAATTTGCTAGAAGACAAATTTAATTTGCAAAAATATTTAAATAAATTTAAAAGTAGATACAACGGAAAAATTACTATCCAGGGCGATGGACTATTCAATTACAATTTGAATGCAAAATTAAATGCCTATCTTGATGTATCTAGTGATGAATATAAGAATAATAAAGAAGAATTTTATGTTGATTTGGAAGGAGGATTATTAAAAGGAAAAGGTTCTATAAAAATTAAAAAATTACCATTAAATGCCGCAAATATCTTTTTAAATAAACCAAGAGATTTTAGTGGCGGTTTTGATATAAATTTATTTTATGATCTTGACAAAAAATCTTTCTCTAGCGAAATTTTTTCCAATAATTCATCAATTAAAAATAACATAATAATATTTGATAGAGGACTTGTTGAATTTAATAATTCTATTTTTGATATTGATTTTTCCCTTCTAATAAATGATTCTGAAATCCCAATTAATATTGAAGGCTCAATACCTATTAATAAATCTGATAACCTAGATCTAAGATTGATTGGGAATGGAAAATTTATTGAGTTAATAGATATTTTTGCTGATGAATACTTTACCTTTAAAGAAGGAGATATGAATCTTAGAATGATTCTAAAAGGAACCTTAAATAAACCTCTATTAAATGGATTTATCGTAGTTAAAGATTCGGAAATTGATTTTTTAAACAATATTATAAAAGATATTAATAGTACAATAATTTTTGATTTTGATTCTTTAGAGATCAATTATCTACAAGCGAAGACTGAAGATTCTGGAAAAGTTTTTATAAAAGGGTCTTTACCTTTTTATAGTAAGATTGATTCCGAGAAGGCAGAAATTAAGTTGATAACGAATAGATTTACTTTAAAGAAAGATAATTTTAATTTTTTAATAGATTCAGATGTCGATTTGAGTGGATCATTTGAAAGTCCTGTTTTGGGAGGATCTCTTTCTTTTAATAATGGATTTATTAATTTTAACACTACCAATCAAAATAATAAAAAAGAAGATAATCTTATACGAAAAGAGGAGAAACAAGATTGGCCAGAACTCTATTGGAATAATAATGAAAATATTGAAATAATTTCAAATGAAACAATTTTGAATTCAGTTCTTTTAGGGGAAACTTTACCTAATTATTTGGATAATTTGAGTTTTAATAATCTTAAATTAAAACTTGGTCCAGATTTTAAACTTCAATATTCAGAATTAGTTCAAGCTTATTTAGATACCAAATTAGACCTTAATATAAACGGAAAAGTAGGCAAAGATTTAAATGCTAGAGGTCTAGTTTATCTTAAAAAAGGTAGAGCCAATCTTTATACTACCCCATTTAAACTTGATAAAAATAAAGATAATTATATTTTATTTGCATCAAGAAGTGGCGTTGTTCCATTTATTAATTTTTCTTTGGTTAGTAAAGTTCCAGATTCTATAATACCTATAAATGAAAATAATCAGGATTCCAATATCTTAAGTGATCTTGATGTGAATGAGACTTCTATTGGTTTGGGATCATTTGGTATTGGTAATTCAAGACTTATCAAAATTGAAGCATCTTATGAAGGATTTTTAGATCAATTATCTTTTGCTGATGAAAATAGAAGAATCCAACTAAGGAGCACGCCAAGTTATAACAGATCACAAATAATTGGTTTGATTGGAGGTAACTCTGCAAATTTAATAAATAGAGCATTTATTTCTCAACTTAATAATGCAGATGCATTTAGTGAAAGATTTCAGCTATCTTTATATCCAGCGTTAATAGAAAATAATGATTCATTAAATAATATTTTTTCTAGTGAAAATTTAGATATAGAAAATGATGCTCAATCATCTTCGAATGAGGAATTCTCTTCTCAAGCTTGGGTAGCCGAAATAGGTCTTGATATTACTGATGCGATAAATTTTGCCTTTCAAACCGTTCCAGGTAGAGATGATATTTCACCTTTGGGAATTTTGACTTTTCAGGCAAATCCAAACTTAGAATTATTAGGTTCTTATGATTCCAATGGTGATTGGAAAAGTCAAGTTCAATTATTTTTTAGATATTAA
- a CDS encoding glutamate-5-semialdehyde dehydrogenase, translating to MANIFEVPQPDNDLLEKAEKVRLASIKISQTENKNRIKALNFMADYLEKNSKEILEANNADYSSAEKKGISKALLSRLKLSRAKLNAGIEGVRKVGDLADPVNQVQIKKELSKGLILERKTVPIGVLGIIFESRPDAVMQISSLAIRSGNGVMLKGGSEANLTNTSIVKALQEGLNESGLDRNAICLLTSRKDSMAMLNLEKYINLIIPRGSNELVKFIQENTRIPVLGHADGICHLFIDIEANLEMALSVALDSKIQYPAACNAIETLLVHKDIAPAFLEKAIPLFNSNDVKLIGDNRSVELGLKYEASLQDWKTEYLDLILSIKIVNNVEEAITHIQKYSSKHTDGIITENSNTANKFMNVVDSSGVFHNCSTRFADGFRYGFGAEVGISTQTLPPRGPVGLEGLVTYKYFLKGGGHIVDDFSSGKAIYTHKDL from the coding sequence ATGGCTAATATCTTTGAAGTTCCTCAACCAGATAATGATCTTCTAGAAAAAGCTGAAAAAGTACGTTTGGCTTCTATCAAAATAAGTCAGACTGAAAATAAAAATCGAATTAAAGCCTTAAATTTTATGGCTGATTATCTAGAAAAAAATTCTAAAGAAATATTAGAAGCTAATAATGCGGATTATTCAAGTGCAGAAAAAAAAGGCATTTCTAAGGCTTTACTTTCTAGATTAAAGTTATCAAGAGCAAAATTAAATGCAGGAATTGAAGGAGTAAGAAAAGTTGGAGACTTGGCGGATCCCGTAAATCAAGTTCAAATAAAAAAAGAGCTTTCAAAGGGATTGATCTTAGAAAGAAAAACTGTGCCAATTGGAGTCTTAGGGATTATTTTTGAATCAAGGCCAGATGCTGTGATGCAGATTAGTTCTTTAGCAATAAGATCAGGAAATGGAGTAATGCTCAAAGGTGGTAGTGAAGCCAATTTGACAAATACTTCAATAGTGAAAGCATTACAAGAAGGTTTAAATGAATCAGGCCTTGATAGAAATGCAATATGTTTATTAACAAGCAGAAAAGATAGCATGGCGATGTTGAATCTTGAGAAATATATTAATTTAATAATTCCAAGAGGAAGTAATGAATTAGTTAAATTTATTCAGGAAAATACGAGAATTCCTGTGTTAGGTCATGCTGATGGAATTTGTCATTTGTTTATAGATATTGAGGCAAATCTAGAGATGGCTTTATCAGTCGCTTTGGACAGCAAAATTCAGTATCCTGCAGCATGTAATGCTATCGAAACTTTATTAGTTCACAAAGATATCGCACCAGCTTTTTTAGAAAAGGCCATCCCCTTGTTTAATTCGAATGATGTTAAATTGATTGGAGACAATAGATCAGTTGAATTAGGGTTAAAGTATGAGGCTAGTTTACAAGATTGGAAAACTGAATATTTGGATTTAATTTTATCGATAAAAATTGTTAATAATGTTGAGGAAGCAATCACACATATTCAAAAATATAGTTCAAAACATACAGATGGAATAATTACTGAAAATTCAAATACTGCTAATAAATTTATGAATGTGGTTGATAGTTCAGGTGTTTTTCATAATTGCTCTACGCGGTTCGCAGATGGGTTTAGATATGGATTCGGAGCTGAAGTTGGTATATCTACTCAAACTCTTCCACCAAGGGGACCTGTAGGTCTAGAAGGTTTGGTAACTTATAAATATTTTCTAAAAGGAGGCGGTCATATAGTTGATGATTTTTCATCAGGAAAGGCAATCTATACACATAAAGATCTTTAA